The genomic region ACTGGCCCCGCGTGAAACTGGAACTCGCCGGTCTTTTGGTTATAAATGGTGCTGCCGGTAACGTCAGAAGGCAACAGGTCGGGCGTGAACTGAATGCGACGAAACTCTCCGCCGATCACGCGAGCCAGCGCCTTGGCCAAAGTCGTTTTGCCGACGCCGGGAATGTCCTCGATCAAAAGGTGCCCTCGGCAGAGCAGAGCCAGCATCGCCATCTCGACGACGGGACGCTTGCCAATAACCACGGTCTCCACGGCATCTACAAGTTTATGAATTTCTTCCGATATCCTTTCCGCGTCGCTTTGCTCTATTGGGGAAATAGCCATTATAAAATTCTACCTTGCGCCCAGGACGGAACGCCCCGGAACGCCAGGCTCCAGTCTGGCAGAGAAGGCGGGAGGGCGAGCGTCCCGCGATCCGGGAGGGCGAGCCGAAAGACGGGGGCCGGACGGGAGGGCGAGCGTCCCCGCGAGCCAAAGCGCCCTCAACCCTCCGCACCGAGCGCGTCGCGGATTTGTGTCATTATATAGCAACGTGACACCAGGGAGCGAGGCGGAGAAGCGGCTACAAACGGCCTCCACACACGGCCTGGTTGCCAAGACCAGGGGGCTGTCGGCGGCGGAGAAGGTCGTCCGGCCGGCTTTCCTTCGCTGGCTCTTGCTTCAGCCCGGCATCGATCCTGCCGGGGTACGGATCGAGGGCGCGGTTTTTAAGGAGATGCTTGATCTGGCCAATCTCAGCATTCCGTTCCCCCTGTGTCTGACGAAGTGCAAGTTTCGAAAACCTGTTATTCTGACCGACGCCGAGTTTCGTTCGCTCTGCTTTGACGATTCGACTTTCGCCGGCTCCTTTTCGGCCAAGGGCCTTATGCTAAAGAGAGACTTCTCGGCCGAGCGGGCAACCTTTAAGGATTACCTCGACCTGCGGCAAGCGCGCATCGGCGGGAGCGCAATGCTGATAGGCGCCAAGCTGAACGCTAAGTCGGAAGTGGACGGGCTTAGCTGGATTGCTTTCTTGGCCTATGCGATGCATGTAGAGGACAACTTGATGATGCATTCCGACGCGAACCATCGCTTTGAGGCCAAGGGCGAAGTGCGGCTGTTAGGCGCAAAGATCGGGGGGCAGTGGGCCTGCGTCGGCGGCTCGTTCGAGAAGGGAATCTTTGCCGAATGGCTCACCGCCGAATCGTTCCTGTGCAGGCGCGACGATTACGGGAAAGCCCCGAGCATGAAGGGCGCGATCCTTCTCACCTCCGCTGAGATCAAATCCCGCTTTCAGTGGAAGTCGGTCGAAGGCGAGCCCGGACTAAAGTTAGATCATGCCCGGATCGGCGTGTTGGACATCGAGCCTTCGCAAGATGAACGCATGCTCCAGAAGTGGAGCTTGAACGGCCTGCATTACGACCGTTTGGAGAACCCGAAAGAGGCCGACAGCGGCGCCATGCTCGCCTTGCTGAGACACTCGGACGGCGGGCAGTTTTTCCCTCAGCCCTATCGCCAACTGTTCCGAGCGTTGCGCGCGGCGGGCCATTCGGCTCAGGCTACGAAGGTCATGATCGAGATGAAGCGCGAACAGTTCAGGGACTGGCAAGAGAAAGCGCGCTGGTTTCGTAAGCCGATTGTCGGCGCGGCGGCGTTTTTGTCGAGTCTGGTGGGCCACGGCTATCGGCCGGCCAATGCGGTGGTCATTGCGCTTGGCCTGTGGGTTGTCTCCGGCATATTCTATTGGGCGGCGGCGCATCCCGATTGGCATCAGATTATGGCGCCGCGAGAGGCGGAGGTGCGATTCTCGTCGCACTATCGAGAAGATGGCGCTTGGCCGAGCGAATCGCCGCGCTTTTTCCCCTTTGCGTATGCGCTCGATCGGATGACGCCTATTGTCGAATTAGGGCAGGTGGCCGAGTTCCAGCCGAAGGGTCGGACGTACGTGCAGTCTCTGGGCATTGACGTGGGGATGTGGCTTCAGATTCTGGACTGGTTCCTCTTGATTTCTGGCTGGATCTTGACGACGTTGTTGGTCAGCTCGTTGACCGGCTTGATGCGGCGGGTGGAATCGGACGAGTAGCGGCGCTTTGCGCGTTGCGAACGGGATTTTTTTGATGTGTAGCACAATTTTGAGCAGGAATCGAACTTTGGAACGCCAGGCTTCTGCCTGGCATTCGACCTCGCCGGTATACTCCGGTCGGATGAGATACGACGTAATCGTGATCGGATCGGGACATGCGGGCTGCGAGGCCGCGCTGGCGGCCGCGCGTCTCGGCGCGTCGGTCGGCTGCATCACGGTGCGGATCGATCGCACCGCGCATATGCCTTGCAACTGCTCTATCGGCGGGCCTGCCAAGGGACACCTGGCGAGAGAGATCGACGCCTTGGGCGGTCAGATGGCGGTCAACATCGACTGCACGCTGACCCATATTCGCGCTGTCGGGACGGGAAAGGGGCCTGCCGTTCGGACGCTTCGCGCCCATGCGGACAAGTCGCTCTATCCTGAGCGAATGCTTGGAGCCTTGCTTTCTCAGCCAGGTCTGACTATGATCGAGGGCGCCGTCGATTCGATCATCACCCGCCAAGGCGCATGTCTGGGCGTGAAGATGGAAAGCGGCGAAGAAATCGAAAGCCGCGCCGTGGTCATCACAACCGGAACCTTCTTGAACGGCGTCTGCCATACGGGCGAGGTCAAAGAGTCGGCGGCGCGCCATGGCGAGCGGGCGGTGGTCGGCTTGGGTCAGAGTTTGCGAAGCATAGGCCTGCGCATGGGGCGATTCAAGACGGGCACGACGCCCCGAATCGACCGTGCGAGCGTTGATTTTGGCGCGATGGAGACGCTCCATTCCGATACGACCGAGGCCTTCTCATTCCTACACGATCGGATTCAGGTGGAGCGCAAACTGCTGCCCTGTTGGAGAACCCGCACGAACGAACGGACAGCATCGATCATACAGGCAAACCTTCACCGCTCGGCGATGTACAGCGGCCAGATCGAAGGGGTCGGTCCGCGCTACTGCCCGTCCATCGAGGACAAAATCGCACGGTTTCCCGATAAAGAGTCGCATCCCGTCTTTCTGGAGCAGGAGTATTGGGACAAGGAAGACCTCTATGTGCAGGGCACGTCCACATCGCTACCGGCCGAGGTGCAGTTAGCGTTCTTGCGGACATTGCCCGGTTTGCAAGACGTGGAGATGAATCGACCTGGCTACGCTGTCGAGTACGATGTAATCTTTCCCGATCAGCTTTCGCCGATGTTGATGGTAAAGGCATGGCCCGGATTGTTCAGCGCCGGTCAGATAAACGGCACATCGGGCTATGAG from Armatimonadota bacterium harbors:
- the mnmG gene encoding tRNA uridine-5-carboxymethylaminomethyl(34) synthesis enzyme MnmG, coding for MRYDVIVIGSGHAGCEAALAAARLGASVGCITVRIDRTAHMPCNCSIGGPAKGHLAREIDALGGQMAVNIDCTLTHIRAVGTGKGPAVRTLRAHADKSLYPERMLGALLSQPGLTMIEGAVDSIITRQGACLGVKMESGEEIESRAVVITTGTFLNGVCHTGEVKESAARHGERAVVGLGQSLRSIGLRMGRFKTGTTPRIDRASVDFGAMETLHSDTTEAFSFLHDRIQVERKLLPCWRTRTNERTASIIQANLHRSAMYSGQIEGVGPRYCPSIEDKIARFPDKESHPVFLEQEYWDKEDLYVQGTSTSLPAEVQLAFLRTLPGLQDVEMNRPGYAVEYDVIFPDQLSPMLMVKAWPGLFSAGQINGTSGYEEAAAQGLVAGINAAHFALGREPIVLERSQSYIGVMIDDLVTKGAEDPYRMLTGRAEYRLALRHDNADERLTPIARKIGLASVDRAKRFECKTTEVQNEIERLKGLTLGGRHNPLLESAGLPTLTGSVSAYDYLSRPGVVWDALAALFPSASPVSADARFQVETQAKYAYYLRKQDSEVQRMRRLEEHRIPEGIDFLALRAISKESREKLAKVRPLTVGQASRVPGVRPADISALLVYLKK